The following proteins come from a genomic window of Flavobacterium eburneipallidum:
- the gltB gene encoding glutamate synthase large subunit, with product MKEQGLYLPEFEHENCGAGFICNLKGEKTNQIIHDALEILVKLEHRGGVSSDGKTGDGAGLLIDIPHEYFNRVCDFKLPEARQYAVGMVFLPKTDNQYVFCKDVLEKEIKNQGLTILGWREVPVDSTQLGQIALASEPKIDQIFVGKSEAIDDATFKAKLYAARKIAEHTIINSKISESSYFYIPSLSTTTLIYKGIIMPEDIGPYYTDLQQTDLVTRLALVHQRFSTNTMPSWDLAQPFRYICQNGEINTLRGNVSRMRVREEIMKSDVFGPQIDKLFPIIIPGKSDSASMDMVVELLMHTGRSLPEVMMMMIPEAWEKHQTMSPERKAFYEYNACIMEPWDGPASVPFSDGDYVGALLDRNGLRPSRYTVTKSGKLIMASEIGVVEVAPEDVESHGRLEPGKMFLVDMNEGRIINDEEIKSKIVSERPYQEWLKEYRLHLRDVPFTSEVCPIETIDLPTRERLFNYTLEDIQDMITPMAQTGKEALGSMGTDTPLAVLSDRPQLISNYFKQLFAQVTNPPLDGIREEIVTDISLALGQDRNIFDISSKQCRKLRIQNPVISNRDLEKIRNISVDHFKAETIEILYPKAKGLNGLEDALDSIIVQITKAVERGTNIIILSDRGVNKEFAPIPSLLACSYVNHQMNRLRKRSYFDIIIESAEPREPHHFATLFGYGASAINPYMVNEIIRVQVQEGFITGIDEDKAVYNFNKAIGSGLLKIMNKIGISTLHSYRGSQIFEIVGFNSKFVEKYFPYTASRIQGIGLYEIEKEISERYKYAYPDNLIPNRLGLNIGGEYRWRRNGERHMFNPTTIAKLQQAVRLSDQASYNEYAKTVNDQAQSLMTIRGLFEFANLNPIPLDEVEPWTEIVKRFKTGAMSYGSISREAHENLAIAMNRIGGKSNSGEGGEDRKRFQPDINGDSRNSAIKQVASGRFGVTSHYLSSAKEIQIKMAQGAKPGEGGQLPGDKVLPWIAEARNSTPFVGLISPPPHHDIYSIEDLAQLIFDLKNANREARINVKLVSEVGVGTIAAGVAKAKADVVLIAGYDGGTGASPLTSLKHAGLPWELGLAEAQQTLVLNNLRSRIVVECDGQLKTGRDVAIAALLGAEEFGFATAPLVASGCIMMRKCHLNTCPVGIATQDKELRKNFKGTPEHVINFFYYVAEELRGIMAQLGFRTLGEMVGQTHKINSNKAITHYKAKGLDLSSILHTPDGYSERIVKNTEKQDHGLDDVLDFQILKDAHRALYRKEKMTLNYPINNTDRSVGAIVSNEISKIYAHLGLPEDTLNINFTGSAGQSLGAFSAHGLTFTVEGNTNDYLGKGLSGAKLIIKKPATATFVAENNIIVGNVCLFGAIEGEAYINGIAGERFAVRNSGATAVVEGVGDHGCEYMTGGKVVVLGETGRNFAAGMSGGIAYIYDPKNKFTNGLCNTESIAFEEIEAEEAEELKALIAKHVSYTNSTRGAELLADWTNSLANFVKVMPTEYKKALKRLETEEKMVEELTA from the coding sequence ATTAAAGAACAAGGTCTTTATTTACCAGAATTCGAGCATGAAAACTGTGGAGCTGGGTTTATCTGCAACCTTAAAGGCGAGAAAACAAATCAAATCATACACGACGCATTAGAAATCCTTGTAAAATTGGAACACCGTGGAGGAGTTAGTTCTGACGGAAAAACTGGAGATGGTGCTGGACTATTAATTGATATTCCTCACGAATACTTCAATAGAGTTTGTGATTTCAAATTACCAGAAGCACGTCAATATGCTGTTGGAATGGTGTTTTTACCAAAAACGGATAATCAATACGTTTTTTGTAAAGATGTATTAGAGAAAGAAATCAAAAACCAAGGACTAACCATTCTAGGATGGAGAGAAGTTCCTGTTGATTCAACTCAATTAGGACAAATTGCTTTGGCTTCAGAGCCAAAAATTGATCAAATATTCGTTGGTAAAAGTGAAGCTATCGATGATGCTACCTTTAAAGCTAAATTGTATGCTGCTCGTAAAATTGCGGAGCACACAATTATCAACTCAAAAATATCAGAGAGCTCGTATTTTTATATTCCGAGTTTATCCACTACTACCTTAATATATAAAGGTATTATTATGCCCGAAGATATCGGACCATATTATACCGATTTACAACAAACCGATTTAGTAACTCGTTTGGCGTTAGTTCACCAGCGTTTCTCTACCAATACAATGCCTTCTTGGGATTTGGCTCAACCGTTTAGATATATCTGTCAAAATGGTGAGATTAATACCTTGCGTGGCAACGTAAGTAGAATGCGTGTTCGTGAAGAAATAATGAAAAGCGATGTCTTTGGTCCACAAATCGATAAATTATTTCCAATCATCATTCCAGGAAAATCAGATTCTGCTTCTATGGATATGGTTGTTGAATTATTGATGCACACTGGAAGATCATTGCCTGAAGTTATGATGATGATGATTCCGGAAGCATGGGAAAAACACCAAACAATGTCTCCAGAACGAAAAGCTTTCTATGAATACAATGCTTGTATCATGGAACCTTGGGATGGTCCTGCTTCTGTTCCGTTTTCAGATGGAGATTATGTAGGTGCTTTATTAGATCGTAATGGTTTGAGACCTTCGAGATATACCGTAACAAAAAGCGGAAAATTAATTATGGCATCAGAAATTGGTGTTGTAGAAGTAGCTCCAGAAGATGTAGAGAGCCATGGTAGATTAGAGCCAGGAAAAATGTTCTTGGTAGATATGAACGAAGGACGTATCATCAATGATGAAGAAATTAAAAGTAAAATCGTTTCTGAAAGACCTTATCAAGAATGGTTGAAAGAATATAGATTACACTTAAGAGATGTACCTTTTACTTCTGAAGTTTGCCCAATTGAAACTATCGATTTACCTACAAGAGAGCGTCTTTTTAACTATACGTTAGAAGATATTCAGGATATGATTACTCCAATGGCTCAAACAGGTAAAGAAGCTTTAGGTTCTATGGGTACTGACACTCCTCTTGCTGTTTTATCAGATAGACCACAATTGATTTCGAATTATTTCAAACAATTGTTTGCACAAGTTACCAATCCGCCTTTAGACGGTATCCGTGAAGAAATTGTAACTGATATTAGTTTAGCTTTAGGTCAGGATCGCAACATCTTTGACATTTCAAGCAAACAATGCCGAAAATTAAGAATTCAAAACCCTGTTATTTCTAATAGAGATTTAGAAAAAATTAGAAACATATCTGTAGATCATTTCAAAGCTGAAACTATCGAAATCTTATATCCAAAAGCCAAAGGATTAAATGGTTTAGAAGATGCTTTAGATTCTATCATTGTTCAAATTACAAAAGCAGTTGAAAGAGGAACTAACATCATTATCTTATCAGATAGAGGTGTGAATAAAGAGTTTGCACCAATTCCTTCTTTATTAGCTTGTTCTTATGTAAACCACCAAATGAACCGTTTGCGCAAGCGTTCTTATTTTGATATCATCATCGAGTCGGCTGAACCACGTGAACCACATCATTTTGCAACCTTATTTGGATATGGTGCAAGTGCAATAAACCCTTATATGGTAAACGAAATTATTCGTGTACAAGTACAAGAAGGTTTTATTACTGGTATTGATGAAGATAAAGCAGTTTACAATTTCAATAAAGCCATTGGTTCTGGATTGTTGAAAATCATGAACAAAATTGGAATCTCTACTTTACATTCTTACAGAGGTTCTCAAATTTTTGAAATCGTTGGTTTCAACTCAAAATTTGTTGAAAAATATTTTCCATACACAGCTTCTAGAATTCAAGGTATTGGATTGTATGAAATTGAAAAAGAAATTAGTGAAAGATACAAATATGCTTATCCAGACAATTTAATTCCAAATAGATTAGGACTAAATATTGGTGGAGAATACCGATGGAGACGTAATGGGGAAAGACACATGTTTAACCCTACTACTATTGCTAAATTACAACAAGCAGTACGATTAAGCGACCAAGCAAGTTATAATGAATATGCAAAAACAGTAAACGATCAAGCACAAAGTTTAATGACCATTCGTGGTTTATTTGAATTTGCGAACTTGAATCCAATTCCATTAGACGAAGTAGAACCATGGACAGAAATCGTGAAACGTTTCAAAACGGGAGCAATGTCATATGGATCAATCTCTAGAGAAGCACACGAGAATTTAGCGATTGCCATGAACCGTATTGGAGGTAAATCCAATTCAGGAGAAGGTGGAGAAGATAGAAAACGTTTTCAACCAGACATCAATGGAGACAGCCGTAACTCGGCTATCAAACAAGTAGCTTCTGGACGTTTTGGAGTAACTTCTCACTACTTATCTAGTGCAAAAGAAATTCAAATTAAAATGGCTCAAGGTGCAAAACCTGGAGAAGGTGGTCAATTACCGGGTGATAAAGTATTGCCTTGGATTGCCGAAGCTCGTAACTCAACTCCATTCGTTGGATTGATTTCGCCACCGCCACACCACGATATTTACTCTATTGAAGATTTAGCACAATTGATTTTTGACTTGAAAAATGCCAATAGAGAAGCTCGTATCAATGTGAAATTAGTTTCTGAAGTAGGTGTTGGAACAATTGCTGCAGGTGTTGCTAAAGCAAAAGCAGACGTGGTTTTAATTGCAGGTTATGATGGTGGAACAGGAGCTTCTCCTCTGACATCATTGAAACACGCAGGTCTTCCTTGGGAACTTGGATTGGCTGAAGCACAACAAACTTTAGTTTTGAACAACTTAAGAAGTAGAATAGTTGTAGAATGTGACGGACAATTGAAAACAGGTCGTGACGTAGCTATCGCTGCATTATTAGGAGCTGAAGAATTTGGTTTTGCCACTGCACCTCTTGTAGCTTCAGGTTGCATTATGATGCGTAAATGTCACTTAAATACTTGTCCAGTTGGTATTGCAACTCAAGATAAAGAATTACGCAAAAACTTCAAAGGAACACCAGAACACGTTATTAACTTCTTCTACTATGTTGCTGAAGAGTTAAGAGGTATTATGGCTCAATTAGGTTTCAGAACTTTGGGCGAAATGGTGGGACAAACACATAAAATCAATTCTAATAAAGCCATTACACATTACAAAGCGAAAGGATTGGATTTATCATCAATCTTGCACACTCCTGATGGATATAGCGAAAGAATCGTTAAGAACACAGAAAAACAAGATCACGGTTTAGATGATGTATTGGATTTCCAAATTTTGAAAGACGCTCACCGTGCTTTGTACAGAAAAGAAAAAATGACTTTAAATTACCCTATCAATAACACGGATCGTTCTGTTGGAGCTATTGTAAGTAATGAAATTTCAAAAATATATGCTCACCTTGGTTTACCAGAAGACACTTTAAACATTAACTTCACTGGTTCTGCTGGTCAAAGTTTAGGCGCTTTTAGTGCTCATGGTTTAACATTTACTGTAGAAGGAAATACCAATGACTATTTAGGAAAAGGACTTTCTGGAGCTAAATTAATCATCAAGAAACCAGCAACTGCAACTTTCGTTGCTGAAAACAATATTATCGTTGGAAACGTTTGTTTGTTTGGAGCTATTGAAGGAGAAGCGTACATCAATGGTATTGCAGGAGAACGTTTTGCTGTTCGTAACTCTGGAGCAACAGCTGTTGTAGAAGGTGTTGGAGATCACGGTTGTGAATATATGACTGGTGGTAAAGTAGTTGTTTTAGGAGAAACAGGAAGAAACTTTGCAGCAGGTATGAGTGGTGGTATTGCTTACATATATGATCCAAAAAACAAATTCACCAACGGTTTGTGCAATACTGAATCAATTGCATTTGAAGAAATCGAAGCAGAAGAAGCAGAAGAATTGAAAGCATTGATTGCAAAACACGTATCATACACCAACAGTACTCGTGGAGCTGAATTATTAGCAGATTGGACCAATAGCTTGGCTAATTTTGTAAAAGTAATGCCTACAGAATACAAAAAAGCGTTGAAACGTTTGGAGACAGAAGAAAAAATGGTAGAAGAATTAACAGCATAA